Proteins encoded within one genomic window of Stigmatopora argus isolate UIUO_Sarg chromosome 21, RoL_Sarg_1.0, whole genome shotgun sequence:
- the pygo2 gene encoding pygopus homolog 2 isoform X2: MKSPEKKKARKSTSQASGFSHLTEFAPPPTPMVDHLVASNPFDDDFGPPSRPGGGGGPGGAPFLASPGPGAGGGSSYGGGGRMGGGGMGFMGGPGGGQPGRRPPFGPPSNAGPPHHQLGFGGMPGFGGGGGSGGGGGGGAGVGGGGFHQFNIPPNFSPPMHPGSGFNPMLSPGGMGGPGGGGPPHPRFGMPPQQQHGQGGHPFNSPPLPGGGGPRGPPHGPMPPMGGMGPGQGMNMMSGMGGGPAGNMLGGLQGIPPQGQFPPSQDGPYPGPSPPGPGNEDGKNFVGGGGPPPGAQQQQQQLNLNPNGPPPPNNATPGPPPNSGPPQPGDFPGHPDVQQPNASTAGQQPSSAQPQANPNSSPGGPLNGSGQSQHPPPNNGNTPNSNNSAQLQQQQSTPPNSAPGSVSHGQQNNTPGSGGPMPNPAPNSAQNNMSNNNGGSTPGGNPNPPSNSTSTPNTQSPLPPGPSAPSAGPGSGPGKLGGPGMVFPCGLCMSEVHDDQDAILCEASCQRWFHRDCTGLTEPAYGLLTRESAAVWACDFCIKTKDIQAVFVRQGLGQLVAANES, encoded by the exons ATGAAGAGCCCGGAGAAGAAGAAGGCGAGAAAATCCACCTCACAG GCGTCGGGGTTCTCGCATCTCACAGAGTTTGCGCCTCCGCCCACGCCCATGGTGGACCACCTGGTGGCCTCCAACCCCTTTGATGATGACTTCGGGCCGCCATCTCGaccaggtggaggaggagggccGGGAGGCGCCCCATTTCTGGCCAGTCCAGGCCCGGGCGCAGGTGGAGGCAGCAGCTACGGCGGCGGTGGCCGAATGGGCGGGGGAGGTATGGGTTTCATGGGTGGACCGGGTGGCGGGCAGCCGGGACGCAGACCACCGTTTGGACCTCCGTCCAACGCCGGACCACCTCACCACCAGCTGGGTTTTGGAGGAATGCCCGGTTTTGGAGGCGGAGGTGGAagtgggggaggaggaggaggcggcgccGGGGTCGGCGGTGGTGGCTTCCATCAGTTCAATATACCACCAAACTTCAGCCCTCCAATGCACCCCGGCTCAGGCTTTAACCCCATGCTGTCTCCAGGAGGTATGGGCGGTCCCGGAGGAGGGGGTCCGCCCCATCCGCGATTCGGCATGCCGCCGCAACAGCAACACGGACAAGGGGGGCATCCGTTTAACAGCCCTCCGTTACCTGGTGGCGGAGGGCCCAGGGGGCCCCCACATGGGCCCATGCCTCCCATGGGTGGAATGGGGCCCGGTCAGGGGATGAACATGATGAGTGGAATGGGTGGTGGTCCTGCGGGAAATATGTTGGGGGGTTTACAAGGCATACCCCCTCAAGGACAGTTCCCTCCCTCGCAGGACGGGCCCTATCCCGGTCCCAGCCCACCGGGACCGGGGAACGAGGACGGGAAGAACTTTGTGGGAGGTGGAGGACCCCCACCCGGGGctcagcagcagcaacagcagcttAACCTCAACCCGAACGGGCCCCCTCCCCCTAATAACGCCACCCCCGGGCCACCTCCCAACTCCGGTCCGCCTCAGCCCGGAGACTTCCCGGGCCACCCCGACGTCCAGCAGCCCAACGCCAGCACGGCGGGCCAGCAGCCGTCCTCGGCGCAGCCGCAAGCCAACCCCAACTCTTCCCCCGGCGGCCCCCTAAACGGCTCGGGCCAGTCCCAGCACCCGCCTCCCAACAACGGCAACACCCCTAACTCAAACAACtctgcccagctgcagcagcagcagtccaCTCCGCCCAACTCCGCCCCCGGCTCGGTCTCGCACGGCCAACAAAACAACACTCCCGGCAGCGGCGGCCCCATGCCCAACCCGGCCCCCAACTCGGCTCAGAACAACATGTCCAACAACAACGGAGGCAGCACCCCCGGCGGCAACCCCAACCCGCCCTCCAACTCCACGTCCACGCCGAACACGCAGTCGCCCCTGCCCCCCGGCCCGTCGGCCCCCTCGGCGGGGCCCGGCTCCGGCCCGGGCAAGCTGGGCGGGCCCGGCATGGTGTTCCCCTGCGGCTTGTGCATGTCGGAGGTACACGACGACCAGGACGCCATCCTGTGCGAGGCCTCGTGCCAGCGCTGGTTCCACCGCGACTGCACGGGCCTGACGGAGCCGGCCTACGGGTTGCTCACTCGGGAGAGCGCCGCCGTGTGGGCCTGCGACTTCTGCATCAAAACCAAGGACATTCAGGCCGTGTTTGTGCGCCAAGGGCTGGGCCAGCTGGTGGCCGCCAATGAGAGCTGA
- the pygo2 gene encoding pygopus homolog 2 isoform X1 → MAAESGRLLAGQGKRGKASQMKSPEKKKARKSTSQASGFSHLTEFAPPPTPMVDHLVASNPFDDDFGPPSRPGGGGGPGGAPFLASPGPGAGGGSSYGGGGRMGGGGMGFMGGPGGGQPGRRPPFGPPSNAGPPHHQLGFGGMPGFGGGGGSGGGGGGGAGVGGGGFHQFNIPPNFSPPMHPGSGFNPMLSPGGMGGPGGGGPPHPRFGMPPQQQHGQGGHPFNSPPLPGGGGPRGPPHGPMPPMGGMGPGQGMNMMSGMGGGPAGNMLGGLQGIPPQGQFPPSQDGPYPGPSPPGPGNEDGKNFVGGGGPPPGAQQQQQQLNLNPNGPPPPNNATPGPPPNSGPPQPGDFPGHPDVQQPNASTAGQQPSSAQPQANPNSSPGGPLNGSGQSQHPPPNNGNTPNSNNSAQLQQQQSTPPNSAPGSVSHGQQNNTPGSGGPMPNPAPNSAQNNMSNNNGGSTPGGNPNPPSNSTSTPNTQSPLPPGPSAPSAGPGSGPGKLGGPGMVFPCGLCMSEVHDDQDAILCEASCQRWFHRDCTGLTEPAYGLLTRESAAVWACDFCIKTKDIQAVFVRQGLGQLVAANES, encoded by the exons ATGGCTGCCGAATCGGGGAGACTACTGGCGGGACAAGGAAAACGAGGCAAAG CCTCACAAATGAAGAGCCCGGAGAAGAAGAAGGCGAGAAAATCCACCTCACAG GCGTCGGGGTTCTCGCATCTCACAGAGTTTGCGCCTCCGCCCACGCCCATGGTGGACCACCTGGTGGCCTCCAACCCCTTTGATGATGACTTCGGGCCGCCATCTCGaccaggtggaggaggagggccGGGAGGCGCCCCATTTCTGGCCAGTCCAGGCCCGGGCGCAGGTGGAGGCAGCAGCTACGGCGGCGGTGGCCGAATGGGCGGGGGAGGTATGGGTTTCATGGGTGGACCGGGTGGCGGGCAGCCGGGACGCAGACCACCGTTTGGACCTCCGTCCAACGCCGGACCACCTCACCACCAGCTGGGTTTTGGAGGAATGCCCGGTTTTGGAGGCGGAGGTGGAagtgggggaggaggaggaggcggcgccGGGGTCGGCGGTGGTGGCTTCCATCAGTTCAATATACCACCAAACTTCAGCCCTCCAATGCACCCCGGCTCAGGCTTTAACCCCATGCTGTCTCCAGGAGGTATGGGCGGTCCCGGAGGAGGGGGTCCGCCCCATCCGCGATTCGGCATGCCGCCGCAACAGCAACACGGACAAGGGGGGCATCCGTTTAACAGCCCTCCGTTACCTGGTGGCGGAGGGCCCAGGGGGCCCCCACATGGGCCCATGCCTCCCATGGGTGGAATGGGGCCCGGTCAGGGGATGAACATGATGAGTGGAATGGGTGGTGGTCCTGCGGGAAATATGTTGGGGGGTTTACAAGGCATACCCCCTCAAGGACAGTTCCCTCCCTCGCAGGACGGGCCCTATCCCGGTCCCAGCCCACCGGGACCGGGGAACGAGGACGGGAAGAACTTTGTGGGAGGTGGAGGACCCCCACCCGGGGctcagcagcagcaacagcagcttAACCTCAACCCGAACGGGCCCCCTCCCCCTAATAACGCCACCCCCGGGCCACCTCCCAACTCCGGTCCGCCTCAGCCCGGAGACTTCCCGGGCCACCCCGACGTCCAGCAGCCCAACGCCAGCACGGCGGGCCAGCAGCCGTCCTCGGCGCAGCCGCAAGCCAACCCCAACTCTTCCCCCGGCGGCCCCCTAAACGGCTCGGGCCAGTCCCAGCACCCGCCTCCCAACAACGGCAACACCCCTAACTCAAACAACtctgcccagctgcagcagcagcagtccaCTCCGCCCAACTCCGCCCCCGGCTCGGTCTCGCACGGCCAACAAAACAACACTCCCGGCAGCGGCGGCCCCATGCCCAACCCGGCCCCCAACTCGGCTCAGAACAACATGTCCAACAACAACGGAGGCAGCACCCCCGGCGGCAACCCCAACCCGCCCTCCAACTCCACGTCCACGCCGAACACGCAGTCGCCCCTGCCCCCCGGCCCGTCGGCCCCCTCGGCGGGGCCCGGCTCCGGCCCGGGCAAGCTGGGCGGGCCCGGCATGGTGTTCCCCTGCGGCTTGTGCATGTCGGAGGTACACGACGACCAGGACGCCATCCTGTGCGAGGCCTCGTGCCAGCGCTGGTTCCACCGCGACTGCACGGGCCTGACGGAGCCGGCCTACGGGTTGCTCACTCGGGAGAGCGCCGCCGTGTGGGCCTGCGACTTCTGCATCAAAACCAAGGACATTCAGGCCGTGTTTGTGCGCCAAGGGCTGGGCCAGCTGGTGGCCGCCAATGAGAGCTGA
- the s100s gene encoding S100 calcium binding protein S isoform X2 has product MSKEPTSNLESAMQMLIKTFHKYSGKEGDKYTLSRGELKELLLEELGSYLGNSKDNEAVEKVMNDLDANNDGEVDFTEFIILMGALTVACNDFFLEFKTDEKPKGDQSAE; this is encoded by the exons ATGTCCAAGGAACCCACTTCCAACCTGGAAAGCGCCATGCAGATGCTGATCAAAACCTTCCACAAGTACTCGGGCAAGGAGGGCGACAAGTACACGCTGAGCCGGGGCGAGCTGAAAGAGCTGCTGTTGGAGGAGCTGGGAAGCTACTTGGGG AACTCCAAAGACAACGAGGCGGTGGAGAAGGTCATGAACGACCTGGACGCCAACAACGACGGCGAGGTGGACTTCACCGAGTTCATCATCCTGATGGGTGCCCTCACCGTGGCCTGCAACGACTTCTTCCTGGAGTTCAAGACGGACGAGAAGCCCAAGGGCGACCAGTCGGCCGAGTAG
- the s100s gene encoding S100 calcium binding protein S isoform X1 — translation MPDTIMSKEPTSNLESAMQMLIKTFHKYSGKEGDKYTLSRGELKELLLEELGSYLGNSKDNEAVEKVMNDLDANNDGEVDFTEFIILMGALTVACNDFFLEFKTDEKPKGDQSAE, via the exons ATGCCTGACACAAT CATGTCCAAGGAACCCACTTCCAACCTGGAAAGCGCCATGCAGATGCTGATCAAAACCTTCCACAAGTACTCGGGCAAGGAGGGCGACAAGTACACGCTGAGCCGGGGCGAGCTGAAAGAGCTGCTGTTGGAGGAGCTGGGAAGCTACTTGGGG AACTCCAAAGACAACGAGGCGGTGGAGAAGGTCATGAACGACCTGGACGCCAACAACGACGGCGAGGTGGACTTCACCGAGTTCATCATCCTGATGGGTGCCCTCACCGTGGCCTGCAACGACTTCTTCCTGGAGTTCAAGACGGACGAGAAGCCCAAGGGCGACCAGTCGGCCGAGTAG